In a genomic window of Camelus ferus isolate YT-003-E chromosome 31, BCGSAC_Cfer_1.0, whole genome shotgun sequence:
- the DEFB134 gene encoding beta-defensin 134, protein MMPLLIVFVFLFFWNPALTGLNPLYSEMHKRCYENGTCRFECHVSEMLVAYCKFQLECCIKGNPDP, encoded by the exons ATGATGCCTCTCCTCattgtgtttgtgtttctatTCTTTTGGAATCCAGCGCTGACAG gcTTGAATCCATTGTATTCAGAAATGCACAAGAGATGTTATGAAAACGGTACCTGCAGATTTGAGTGCCACGTAAGTGAAATGTTAGTTGCCTACTGTAAGTTTCAGCTGGAGTGCTGTATCAAAGGCAACCCTGACCCCTGA